The segment CATCAGGTATCCTGCAGTAATGGTAGCCAGACCGCCTATAGCACCCACTGATAGGTTCATGTCACCCACTACCAAGACCAATCCTTGAGCCAGCCCTATAAATACATATAAAGACAGCGTTCGGCCGGTAGTATACATGTTAAAAGGTGTCAGAAAACTGTCAGAAAAAATTGAAAGTATGGCAAATAATATCATGGTTGCTATAAACAACCCAAAGTTTCCGCTGGTCAATATGTCTCTTATGTAGTTTTTTTTCAATTTCTTACTCCCCTTTGTTTGTTAAAGGATTTATTAAAAACTATATTGTTTTTCAGCTGCTTAATATTTCATCCTGTTTTTGGGAACTTTGTATCTGGCTATAGTTATTTTTTACAAATTCCAGGTGCTCTCTGATACTGGTTACTGCTTCATATTGTTTTTTATTTTTTATATTATTAAAAATAGTTCTGTGATCCTGCAAAGTGTTTTGCATTACCCCTGGTATTTCAGTAGTTTTAATAAGTATTTCAGTCATACAATATTTCAGGAGAGGAAAAATGATATCAAAATATTTTTTAATTACCTGGTTATGGGATGCTTCTGACAGCTTCTGGTGAAATTCATAATCCAGCCTTACGAACTCTTCGCTATTTTGCTTCCTAATATAGAAATCAGTAAGTTCCAGGTTTTCTTCCATTCCCTTTAAATCACTCTCATTAGCGTGGTCAATGGCTGCCTGCACAGCAATTGACTCAAATAATTCCCTGAATTCCAAGAGGTCGGGCACTATCTTTTCATCCGGTTTAAAGGTGATACGGGCCGGGTTAAAAAAAGAATTAATGGAAAAATCCTTGATATATGCCCCTACTCCAGGTTTGATTTCAATTACATCTACCAGCTCCAGTGCCTGAAGGGCTTCCCTTACGCTTCCCCTGCCGGTTTGATAGATGCGGCAGAGCTCATTTTGAGAAGGTAGAAGCTGGCCTGAGTTTAATTTACCTTGCCCAATATCTTCCAAAATCCGGTCAATAATAATTCTAGGAGCTTTCTTTTTTACACTCATCATACCTGTCATACAAGTGTTATTGTTTTTAAATATTAGGCAACATTTAAATAAAAGTCAATATAAAACTGCTAAAAAAAGAAATTAAAACAATTATTATTGTTAACGTTTACATTATTAAAAAACAATTAATTTGTCAAGTTTTTTCGCTAAGAAGTAGAGCTCCTGATTACAAGGTGTGTTCCCAGCCTGATAATTAAAGGCGGCTCATTTCTGTAATTTGATGGTTTGTTAATTTTTTTTATGATAAGCTCGGCTGCAGTATTGCCCATACTGTACACCGGTTGATTTATGGTGGTGATGGGAGGATCGGTTATCTGGGTCCAGTCCGGGTTGTCAAAACTTAATATGCCAATATCCCGGGGAATGTGCAAACCTTTGTTTTTTATGGCCAAAACCGCTCCTAGTGCCATATCCAGGTTAGTAACAAATATAACTTCCGGTCTTGGGTCGGCCTCCACTAGTTCGGTTGCTAAATTTATTCCACTTCTTTTTTTAAAATTACCAGTTTTTATTAAACCAGGGTCAATATTTATGTTTGCCTCAGTCAAAGCCCGCTTATAGCCCTCCAGCCGCTCTGCCCCCGTAGTCCGGTCAGGAAAACCATTAATAATAGCAATTCTTTTATATCCCCTGCTGATAAGGTATTTTATTGCTTCATATGAGCCTTTTTCATTATCTACCAGGACTGCATCATTTTCCAATCCGGGTACTAGTCTGTCTACCAGTACTATCTGCATCCCTGATTTTTTTAAAAAATCAATATAGCTGGCATTCTTTCCGGTAGGAGTCAATATTATGCCGTCAACCCGGTTGGCTTTTAAAATCCTTAAATACTTTAGTTCTTTTTGGGGATTATCATCCCCATTGCATAAAATAAGGCTGTAACCCTCCTCTATGGCCACATCCTCTACTGCTTTAGCTAAAGTTGAATAAAATTGTGACAGCACATTTCCTACAATAATACCCAGGGTATTGGTCTTTTCTCTTCTAAGGCTGCTGGCCACTGCGTTTATTTCATAATTGAATTGGGAGGCCACCTTCAGGACTTTTTTTTTGGTTTCCTCTTTTACTCCAGGATAATTGTGCATTACCCTGGACACCGTAGCGGTGGAAACACCTGCTTTACTGGCTATGGTTTTTATATTAATTTTTTTCATGGCTTTATTTATGTTAACGTTTACATAATAAGCTAAAAAAAACATAAAATCAATAAGCTATGTCGATTTCTTAACTTCAGCCGGATTCCCGAAAGCCAAGCAGTTGGGGGGTATGGATTTTAACACCAGGGAATGGGCCCCAATAGTAGTATTTTCCCCTATTTTTACAGGTCCCAGTGCAGTTACACCGGTATACAGGATAACATTATTTTCAACTACCGGATAACCTGGTTGGCCATGGTGGAACATGGAATGCCCCAAGCCTCCCAGCACCACATTGGAAAAAATACTGACATTGTCTCCCAGCTTTACTCCCCTGCCTATGACCACTCCAGAAGAATGCCATATCCTGCACCCTGAACCAATTTCTGCCCCAGGGTCAATTTCCGCTCCGGTAAACCAGAAATTAATACGGCAGCATATTTCTGCCAACAGAGCCAGCCTTATCTTATAGAGACGGTGGTAAAATCTATAAAAAACTAAAGCTTGAACCCCCGGCTTAACCAGTATGATCCTAACCGCCCCCCAAAAGGAAGGCCTGCCCTTTAAAGTTCCATATTTACTAAAAAGGCGCCTTACATCTCCTACCAGGCTGCCCTGTTTAGTGTTTGCCATATCGATTATTGATTATTTGTTTAGATATTTAAATACCAGACTGTGAAAATCCCGTTTATAGAAAAGTTTTATATTGATATGGGGATAAAGCTCCTTAATTCTTTTAATCTTCCGGTTTTTTTTGGTAACCAGCTTCTGGTTCATGGTAGTAAGCTCTATGAACAAGTCATAATCACTTAAATAGAAATCAGGAGTAAAGCTCTCCAATACATTTCCTTGGCTATCCCAGCTCAGAGGGAAAGTTTTGGGCTCATACTCCCATTTTATTCTGTAATAATCCAATATTTTGGCAAATTCCTTTTCACTTTCATGGGCAAACTTTATTTTTTCAGCATTAATAAAAAGTGAATCGGGTTTATTGGCTTTATTAATATTGTCTATTACTTCTGGTTTATTTCCCTTCATTATTCTTCTTGCTTAAAATCATCAGGAGTTACATGTTCCAAAAAATCTTTAAACTGAGCCACTTCATCTTCAATGGTTTGAATTTCCAGTCCTGCATTTTCAATTACATG is part of the Actinomycetota bacterium genome and harbors:
- a CDS encoding FadR/GntR family transcriptional regulator, translated to MMSVKKKAPRIIIDRILEDIGQGKLNSGQLLPSQNELCRIYQTGRGSVREALQALELVDVIEIKPGVGAYIKDFSINSFFNPARITFKPDEKIVPDLLEFRELFESIAVQAAIDHANESDLKGMEENLELTDFYIRKQNSEEFVRLDYEFHQKLSEASHNQVIKKYFDIIFPLLKYCMTEILIKTTEIPGVMQNTLQDHRTIFNNIKNKKQYEAVTSIREHLEFVKNNYSQIQSSQKQDEILSS
- a CDS encoding DapH/DapD/GlmU-related protein produces the protein MANTKQGSLVGDVRRLFSKYGTLKGRPSFWGAVRIILVKPGVQALVFYRFYHRLYKIRLALLAEICCRINFWFTGAEIDPGAEIGSGCRIWHSSGVVIGRGVKLGDNVSIFSNVVLGGLGHSMFHHGQPGYPVVENNVILYTGVTALGPVKIGENTTIGAHSLVLKSIPPNCLAFGNPAEVKKST
- a CDS encoding LacI family DNA-binding transcriptional regulator — its product is MKKINIKTIASKAGVSTATVSRVMHNYPGVKEETKKKVLKVASQFNYEINAVASSLRREKTNTLGIIVGNVLSQFYSTLAKAVEDVAIEEGYSLILCNGDDNPQKELKYLRILKANRVDGIILTPTGKNASYIDFLKKSGMQIVLVDRLVPGLENDAVLVDNEKGSYEAIKYLISRGYKRIAIINGFPDRTTGAERLEGYKRALTEANINIDPGLIKTGNFKKRSGINLATELVEADPRPEVIFVTNLDMALGAVLAIKNKGLHIPRDIGILSFDNPDWTQITDPPITTINQPVYSMGNTAAELIIKKINKPSNYRNEPPLIIRLGTHLVIRSSTS